In Thermus hydrothermalis, the DNA window TTTGGGGTGGAAGAAGAGGTTGTACAGGTGGCGCTTGCGCAAAAGGAAGATTTCCCAAAGCCCTTCTTGAAAGGTGGCTAGGTCCAGGTCTAGGAAAGCCAGGAGCTTGCTCAGGGCCGGCAGGAGGGCATGCAAGGGAGCGGGGGCAAAAGGGGATGCGTGGGGGGGGCGGTAGAGGTGAAGGGTTCTCAAGGAGGCTTCCGGGGGAATGGGTAGGGCGGGTTTAGCCTTTTGCGGTCCCCACAGGGCAAGGACGGTGAACTGGGCCTCGAGGCCAAAGAGGAGTTGCTCGCACCAGCGGCTCACTCCTCCCATGGCGTAGGGATACGTGCCTTCTGTGACGAAAAGAACCCTAAGGCGCTTGGATCGCATACGTTCCCGTCCCTACAAAACAGCGGTTACGACCGGCATACGCATCGCACGTGCTTGCTTGGATGCCCGTTACCCAGACGGGCTTGCCCTTTACGGTGACGGTTTGGGCGGCGGGGTCAATGACCGCCCGCACGCTTCCCGCATGTACTGCCTGATAGTGTAGGTAGCGCTTTAGGGCGCGCTCGCCGTATTCCAGCCAGGAGGGAGAGAGGAGGGGAAGGGTGCTATAGGTGGAGTATTTCTGAAGAAGTGTTTCTAGCCAGTCAAAGACCAGGTTCCTACCCGGGGCGAACTCCCGCAGGTTCGCCTGGTGGAAGTAGTGGCTTCCCCCGTCGGTGAGGAGGTGGTGCAGGGCTATGTTGGTTTCCTGGCCCAGGTACTCCTGGTAGCTGAGGGCACGCGTCCAGTAGGGGGCGGTGCCGTTTGGGGCGTACACGCTGTTGTAAGCGTTTACGGCCTCTTGGTCCGTGGTCACGTTGTAGAAGACATTGGTGGGCCAGTCTGCGGTCAGGTAAAGGCCAGGGGCCAGAGGATGGGGGAAGGCGCAGGTTCGGCATGGGGGCTTTTGGCTCTCCACGGACCAGTTGACCTTGGCAAAGCGGACCTTGTGTTCGCTTAGAGCTTGGAGAAAGTACGGGTTAGATGCGCCTAGGCCGTTGTCCTGACGGGGAAAGCCGTACGGGTTCGTGCCCTTCCAACCAAAGCCCGAGTACTGCCCGCTTTTGAAGGCCCGGTGCTCGTAGCGAAGGCCGAGGAGGCTTGCGATCCGGTTGTTCTCGGCGATCTCCCTTCGGGCTTGGGCCAGGTCGGTGAAGTCCATGTCCCAGTGGGTGTAGGAGTGGTTGTAGAAGCGGAAGGTGTCCTTGAGGACCTGGGTGGCCTGTACGAGGTCGTCCGCCAGGTTTATGGGTTCAGCGGCCACCGCGCCCGAGGGGTTGCAGGGAACCAGGTTGTCGTTGGGGTTGGGGTCAGAAACCGCCCCACAGCCGTTGAGGGCAATGTCCAGGGTGAAGCCCTGGGCCACGGGGTAGGCGGAGCGTAAGCCCGCCTGCTTTTGGGCCACGGCTTGGGCCTCGAGGCCGCTTAGCCGGTAGGGGGTGGCGTTGCCCACCCCAGGTGCGTCGCCGATGACCTCGGTGGAGAGGAACCAGTCGTCCACGTCCGCCCGCAGGTAGCGGCCATACTCCCCTAGGTACACCCCCCGGGTGACCCAGCCGATGAGCCCCGGGGCGAGGAGCCAGGTGTGGAGGAGGTAGGGGCTTTGGTCAAAGGTGAGGAGGAGTTGCTCCCGCCCGTCGGCGGTGGTGCGCACGATGCCGAAGACGTTGCCCTCCGCATCGGTAAGGAGCGGGGTGGCGGGGCAGGTGCCGCTTGGTGCTGCCTTGTAGGCGTAGGCGCGGCGCACGGGTAGGGTTCCCGTGAGGTCGGGGAAGACCGCCTGGCCTTCTGGGGTGAGGGTTAGGGGGTAGCTCTGGGCGAGGTCTATGCCGGCGGGGTCATTGGCCGCAGGGCTTGGGGTGAGGAAGCCTTCCACCGGGGTGAGGCAGCGGTCCTCGGGGTAAGTCCCGGGGTAGGTGTAGAGGATGAGTTCCCGCACCCCATAGTCCCGCTCGTAGGCCCAAAGGCGGTTCCAGTCCTCGGCCGTCATATAGAAGGTGGGCCCGGGCCAGGCGGCGAGCTGGCCCTCCGCCAGGATCACCCCTTGGAAGCGGCCCGTGCCATCGGGAAGGGTGAGGGAAACCTGGCTGAAGGGGGTTTGGCTCAGGTCCACCACCTCGTAGGGGATGAGGAAGGTTTCCAGGATGTCCCGGGCGGCGGCGAAGTGGGGGGCCGCCTCGGGGTTGGTGGAGGTGGTGAGGAGGAGGATGCGCGCCTCGTACCGGGCCCCGGGAAGGGCCTGGGGCCTTAGGGGAAGCTTCAGGGGCACGGGCCCCTCGAGGGCCGGCAGGGGGCGGCTCGGAAGCACCGGCAGGGCCGGGGGGGCGAGGGGAGGGCCTGTCACCTGGACCTTGGGCTTTGGAGGAGTCTGCCCCGTAAGGTTGCAGGCGGCGAGGAGGAGGGCGAGGAGGGCGAGACGGCGCACAGCGTTACCTCCCCTTTCTCGGCAGGCTCAAGGGGCTTAGCCCTAGACCCTGGGGCTGGACGCTACTTGCCCCGCTTCCTGGGTGCACCCCTGTGCCGTCCACGGTGAGAGCGTGCCACCACGTGTTGTACCCATCGCTGATGGTTGGCGCGGGAAAGCTCGCCACCAGGTGGTTGGCATTGTAGACCTTTACCTGGCCCCCAGAGGTGTTCCAACTTCCTCCGCCGAAGTACCAGTGGACGTAAACGCGGTAGGCTCCCCCTTGGTAGACGAAGCGGAGGGTTTCCTGCCCGGGGCCTTGGGGGGTGTCCCCTTCCAAGCAGGCGGCTCCTGCGGGAGGGCAGGTGCCGGGGTTGTTCCAGTAGATGTGCTGGGCCGCCGGGGTGTCGGGATAGAAGAGGTGGAGGTCCAAATCGGCGCCTGCGGTCCAGGAGAGCTCCACCCGCCAGTCGGCGGCATAGGTGACGGTGAGGGTGAAGTCCCAAGACCGGGTGGCCCCACCTCCTTGGGGTGTGGCCTTGAGGCGCAAGGGGTAGGTTCCCGGTGGGGGGTTGGCCACCTGGAGGGCTACGGGTCCCCCGCTGGCGGGGAGGGAGGGGCTTGCCAGGCTAAGGCCAGGGGGAAGGGGGGTGCCGTCTTGACGCTCCAGCGTGAGGAGCAAAGGGGTGTTGAAGCCGTTTAAGGGCGTCAGCGCCACTTGGAGGCTCCCCGTGCCCTCCCAGGGCAGGGTGAGGGCGGTATCCCCCCCGAGGGAGAAGTCCGTGGCCTTGAGGGTAAAGCCCACCTCCCGCACCCGGCTTCCCCCCTCCGCCCGGAGGGTAAGGGGGTAGTCTTGGGGGCTGAGGTTCGGGTCCAGGGCCAGGGTTAGGGGGACGGAGATGGGGTTTCCGTTCAGGGTGATTGTGGTGGGGCTTAGGGTAATCCCGGGAGGGGGGTTTACCAGGCTCAGGTTCACGGGTCCGCTGAAGCCTAGGAGGGGAGTTAGGTGGAGGACAGCTTGGGCCTGGCCGCCCACGGGGGCGGAAGGTGTGCCTTCCAGGGACAAGAGGAAGTCTGGGGCGGTGCTGTTCACGGCCACCGCCCGGCTTCCGGCGCTTCCCGCGCTGAAGCGGATGGCCCCTTGGTCCACGCCTTGGTTGGCCGTCACCCGGTAGACCTTCCCAGCGTAGCCCGAGGGCGTGTCGTCTTGGACCGCCAAGCCGCTGGGCGCTTGGAAGGTGACCGCGGGCAGGGGGCCGTTGCCCGAGTTTCCCACGAGGACAAGGGCGCTTTCCCCGGGGTTCAGGCTTAGAGCCAGGGGCGCCACCTCGAGGCCCGCCCCCAGGTTCGGGTTCACCACCTTGCGCAGAAGCCGCACCAGGTCTTGCTCGTCGGCGTAGCCGCTGGAGTCCAGGTCGGCGTGGTAGCGACGGTAGGGGTTCGGGGTAGCAGCCCCCGTAAGGAGGTCGGCGAGGAGAAGGGCGTCCGTTAAGCCCACGCTCCCGCTAGCGTTGAGGTCGCCCAGGGGGTTTTGGGCGAAAGCGGGATCCACCTCGCCCTGGCTCACCCCGGGAAGAGGGGTATAGCTTTGGGAGACCACGTGGCCTTGAGGGGTAAGGCCGGCTTCCTCCCAGGAGAGAGTAGCCTGGAGAGCCTCCGTTTCTAGGAGGTGCGCCTCGGGCCTAGCTCCTGGCTTTAGGGCCTGGAAGCGGACTCGGAGCACTTCCCCCGAGAGGGCATGGTAGGCAACCCCCGCTAAACGCACCCGGCCGGCCTCGAGGTGGGTTTCCGTGAGGAGGGGGCTTACGGGGCCCAGGTAGCGGAGGGCATTTGGGTCAAAGGTGATTTCCAAAAGAACTCCCCGCACGCTCTCCCCGTGCAAGACCCAGGCGCCTGCGCTAGGGTTCCGCACAAGGCTTTGAGGGTTACTACAGGCTGCAAGGATCAGCAGGGCGAGTAGGGTTAGGGCATTTTTTCCCACGTATACCTCCGTTTATGGACCCGGGGTTGTCGCACTGCTCCGGCTTCGTAAGCAGCCTAGGATGGGGAAGGGAGCTGGCCAGGCTCATAAAGGAGGGATGGGGGAGGCGAAGGCAGGGCCAGACATCCTAGGGAGCAGGGTATAGGTGGTAAGCACAAAGGGAAAAACCCCCGCATCCCCATTCCCCTTAAGGCGCTAGAACGAGGCTCCCTCCGCCTACTGAGGTGTCCTCCACGTAGTTCGCCTGGGTGAGTACCACGCCGCCCACCTCCAAAGTCCCGCCACCTGTTCCCGTGACGGAGAGAAGGGCGAGCTGTCCAGGCCCGGTAAAGGTGCTGCTGCACACCAAGACCACGTTCCACCGGTTCGGGTTGGAAGACACCTGCGCGAAGTCCAGGGTGCACCCTTGGGTGAGGGCCCCTGCGCCTGCGCTCAGGGTGAAGCCTGCAGGAAGCGTCACGCTGAACTGGGCAGCGCGGTAGGCCTGGGTGGTGCCCACCAGGTTCACCCCCACGGTGTAGGTGTTGCCTGTGCGTTCCAGGAGCGAGGGCTGGAGCGCCTTGGGCGCTTCGGCGACGGTAAGGGTAAAGGCACGGCTATGGGTAAGACCACCGCCCGTCGCCTCGAGGGTAAGGGTGTAGTCGCCCGGGGCCACATTAGGGCCCACACGTAGGGTAATCGCTAGGGTGTTTCCGGTGGTGGGGTTTTCCGCAAAGGTGTAGGACACCTTATCGTTTCCGCTACCGAGGACGCTTCCGTTCAGGCTGAAGGTAATGGGACCAGAGAAGTGGGTGCGGACGAGGCTGACGTTCACCGTTCCCGAAGCTCCCTGCTTTAGGGTGAGATTGGCTGCGCTCACGGAGAAGTCGTAGAGGGTGAGGCTAAGGGGCTGGGTCCTGGTGAGGCTACCCCCGCTCGCCCGGACCTGAAGGGCGTAGAGGCCTGCCTCAGCGCTTCCTGCACTCACGTTCAGGGTTACTGGGCCGCTTGCGGGTAAGGTGGCGCTATTGGGCGTTAGCGTGAAGGATACAGAGTTTCCTCCCGCATCGGTGAGGCTAAGGTTCACACTTCCGCTGAAGCCGCCGTAGGTGGAAAAGAAAGCGTGTAGGCTCCCCGCACCGCCCACGGGCAAGGTAAGGGTGTTTTGGTCCAGGTAAAAGTCAAACCCGGGGGCTTTTTGGACCACTAGGGCGAAGGCCTTTTCCCGAACGATCGTCCCGCTTACCGCTCTAAGGCGAAGGGTATAGGTGTTGGGAGGTACGTTATTTGCCACGCTGAGGGTGAGGGTGTCGGTAAGGGGGCTGGATAGCACCACGCTGGTGGGGCTTTCTAGGCTTATTCCTGAGGGAGCGTCCAGCAGACTTAGGGTCACGGTGCCTGTAAAGCCGTTTTCCGGGGTTAGGGTGAAGTCCAGGCTGGCCATTCCCCCGGGCGTGGTGGTGGCGCTCGGGGCGCTTAGGTCCAGGCCGAAGCTTGGGAAAGGTGCGTGGACCCGGGCGGTGCGGGTGCCAGCATTAACCGCTTGGCACTGGATGCTCCCCTCCAGGGTATTCCCCTGGGCTTCCACCCTGTAGGCTTTGCCATAGGCTCCCTGGGGAGTTACGTCCGTTAGGGCGGTCCCTTGGGGATGGGAACAGGACACGCTGGGAAAGGCTCCGTTTCCGGAGTTATTGAGGAGAAGGTAGGCGTGGGCTCCGGGGCCCAGGGCCAAGTCCTGGGGCGCAAGCTCCAGGTTGGGTTCCAAGCCCGGGTTTACGATCTTCCGCAAGAGGAGGGCGAGGTCTTGACCGGTTAAGGTTCCGCTGGAGTTAAGGTCCCCTTGGTAACGCTGGTAGGCGTTGGGGTTTTGGAGATTACCCGCCAGGATGTCCGCTAAGAAAACCCCATCCGTGAGGCTTACGCCCCCACTGCCATTCAGGTCACCCAAGGGGTTTTGCACGAAGGAGGGATCGGCTTCGTTTTGCCCGATCCCCTGAACCACGGATTGGGGCAGGACCAAGGCTTGCGGTTGAAGACCGCCCCCTTTCCAGATTTGCCTGATCGCTCGTCCCTCAGGATAGGTTTCCACCACCTGTACCTCGGGCCTTGCCCCGGGCCGGAGAACCTCAAAGGTCAGGGTGAGGAGGGGCCCTGAAGGTGTGCTGGGGGCCACGGCCACCGCGCGAACCCTCCCCCCTTCGGCGAAGGCTTCCGCCCCGTATGCGCCCTCTGCCCCCACGTAGCGCAAGGCGGCGGGATCAAAGTGGGCTTCCACCAAAATCCCCCGCACGCCCTCTCCCTGGAGGGCAAGGGTCCAGGTTGCTGGATCACGGCTTGCCGGTTGGCTGCAAGCGCCCAAAAGCAAGGACAGCACGAATACTCTAGCAATACGCCCGCGTTCTTTCATGACACCTCCCAATACGGACCCGCAAATGTGCGGGGTGGTGCAGAAGGTGTTCCTTCCCTTTCAGGCAGAAAAACAGAGGCCACTTGGGAGAAACAAGGGGGATCTTTGCATAGATCTCTGCTCCCACCCCGTTATCCCAAGCCTAGAGAACCCAAAGGGTTTTGTCTTCCGCCCTCCGGCCTAGGCTTTTGAGGGATGAAGTTCTAAGTCTAGAATGTCTAAAGACCTAGGTCCTTTAGGGAACTTCCGTGAATTTGCCAAGGGCCACGTAGGGAAGGAAGCCCAGTTCCAACGCCCGCCTAAACGCGAAGTTAGCGGCCTCGGCGTTAGGGGCTTGGTCCAGGCTGAGGGCAGGCAGGCCCCGCCTCCGAAAGGGCCATACGGGGCTTGGGTCGTTCAGGATGATCTGGCCTTGGGCGTCCAGGGAGAGGCCTGAATAGACCACAGCATCTAGAAAGCGCGCGGTGCGCCGTAGCACTCGGAAGCCCCGGTGTTGCAGGAGCAGGGCTTGTGGGTGGCTTTCGCGCAAGCCTCGTACTAGGGCGGCAAGCTCGGGAACCTTTTCCGGATGGAGATCGGCGAGGTCCAGTCCGTCTAGGAAAAACCCCTCAAAGCCCAAGGCGAGAAGCCGGAACGCTTCAGCCCTCACGTGGGCTTGCCAAAGGGAGGACGAAGGGTCCATAAGAAGGGTGTCCGGAGCATAGGGGTTTGGACCCAGGACTGCTTCCCGGAGTCCTTTGCTCTCCGCTTCCCCTCGAGGCAGGACCCCTAAAGGAAGGTACGCCACCACCCTAACCCCGTTTTCCCGGAGCCCCCGCACCAGGCCCAAGGGGGCTTCCCGGGCCAGCACCACGAGTTCGTAGGCCTGGAGCCGGGCTAGCGCCCCCGGGTCCCCCCCATAGTAAAGCGCCCAGCGCCGGATGCCCTGAAGGCGGCTAGGTATAAGGGGGAGCAACGCTTCCTGGGCCTGGACCTGGGCTACCAGGACCTGGGGGTCTTTTGGGGCATCCACGAAGGCGAGGTAGCCGTAGTTGCCGGGGGAGTGAAAGTCGCCTCCCAGGGGCCAGAGGGTGTACTCCCTAGCCTCTGGATTTCCCCGGCCCACCTTAAGCTGCCAGATTTCGCCCAACCTGGGATGGGGAAGCACCCCGCCAAAAGGGATACGGAGCTCTGCCCACCAGCCTCCAGGAAAGCTGCCGGTCTGGGCTTCAAAGAAAAGGGGAGCTGTGTAGCGTTCAAACCGCACTCCCTTCGGATTGACCGCTAGGTGCAGGTCGGGAGCGTCCTCGTCAAAAGGGTTAGGGCGCAAGAAGACCTCCAGGGTATCGTCCTGCCACCACTCGGGGTCGTTAGCCTGGCGCTCCGCCTTGGGAGGGGTTTCTTGGCTGAGGCGGGCCACCAAGTAAAGGGCTTGGTCATCGTAGGTAACCTGGAAGGTGCCGGAGAACCGGGCAGTTTTAGGGGGATACAGGGTGGTGAGGTGTATGGAATAGGTGGGAAGCCCCGGATAGATGCCCATCCCCCAGGGACCTTTCGGCCGGGGCAAGGCCTGGGCCACCACCAACTCTTGGGCTAGGGATACCCCTCCAAAAAACACGAATACCATCACCAAAATGGAGCGCATGGCCTAACTATATAACCTCTTGCCCTTCTCCGGATGGGAAAGCCCCTGTTGTCCTAGGAAAAAGTGACGGAGGAGGGTGTCACGCGTGGGAATAGAAAGGGCCTTTGGCTTCCACAAAGGAGAGTTCCCTGCTTAACGGGGGGGATGGAGGCTCTAGATGTCCCCCTTCCCAAGGGGAGGACTCCAGGCAAGCCTTTCTATAGCCCTCAAGGTGCGGGCTAAGAAGATACCCGGACCCTTAGGGGCCCGGGTATCTTCCCCTTGCAAGCTTGGTGGGCGATGGTGGACTTGAACCACCGACCTCACGCTTATCAGCCCGCAAGGGGAGGGGGGTTAGGAACGGGGTTTGCGGCGGGAACGGGGTTTTTGGTTGCCGTTGGTGCCTGCTGGTGCCCGTTGGTTCCGGCTGTTTAGGTGTAGCAAGGTGTCAAGGGGGAGGGCCCCAGCGCGGTGGTCCTCCTCCATGAGTTGCTGGTAGACCTTGACGGTGAAGGTGGGGTCTGCGTGCCGGAGGCGGGCCGCCACCACCTTGGGGGGGAGGCCCGCCCGGAGGGCGAGGGAGGTGTAGGTGTGCCGGAGGCCGTGGGGGGTGATGCGGGAGACCCCGGCCTTCTCCTGCAGGGCGTAAAAGGCCCGCTTGAAGTTGTTGTATTCCAGGGGTGTTCCTCGCTGGGAGGGGAACATGAGCCCGTAGTCCTGCCAGTCCGGGGTGGAAGCCTTCTCCTCCTCCAGGCGCTCCCGCCACCAGGCGAGGAGGGCTTGGGTGTCCGGGTCCAGGTAGATGGGGGCCACGCTTCCCGGGGTCTTGGCCGGGCCCAGGGTGCCGTCCCGGCGCAGGGTGTGCCGGACGTGGAGCACGTCCCCCTCCCAGTCCTCCCACCGGAGGGCCAGGGCCTCCCCGGGCCGGAGGCCGGTGGCGAGCATCAGGGCGAAGAGGGGGTAGAGGCGGTGCCCCTTGGAGGCTTCCAGGAACCGAGCCACCTCCTCGGGCTTCCAGGCCCTGGCCGGCCGGACCGCCCCGCCCCGTGGGGGGTCCACGGCGTCCATGGGGTTTTGGTCCAGGAGATCGGCCCGCACGGCGTCCCGGAGGGCGGCCCGCAGAAACTGGTAGATGTGGCGGCGGTGGGAAGGGGAGAAGCCAGCGAGATCGGCAAAGAAGGAGCGAAAGGTGAGGGGGCTGAGGCGGGAAAGGGGCAGGTGGGCTATGGGTTCCACATGCGTCAGGTACACGTGGTAGTTGCGGATGGTGGTGGGCCGCAGATCCTGGGTGGCAGCCCGGTGCTCAATCCAGGAAGCAAGGTAATCCCCGAGGCGCAGGCTGTGTGGGTCGGGAACCCAGCCCACGCCGGCCTTGGGAAGGAGCTTGGCCAGCTTTTCCGCCACCTCCCGGCGGGTGCGGCCATAGACCCACTTCTTGCGCTGGCGGCCGTCCGGGGTGTACCCGAGGGTCACGAAGCCGGCCCAGCGGCCATCCTTGCGCTGGAAGATGGAGCCTTCTCCTCTGCCCCGCTTGCGTTTCATGGGCGGCTTTTTGGCTCAAAGAAACTTCTTAGGCGGTCGTGGATTTGTTTATACCGTTGCAGTTGGTGCGGATCGGGGCGCACGCAGTAATACCGGGCGTCTTGGCTGGCCCAACGAAGTTCCTTGAAATCTACCCGGATGGTCCTTTGAACCCCGGCCTGGTAAAGGAGTTGATCGGCGTGCTCGTGGGTGTCTATGGAGGGCACCTTAAGCGCCTTCTTCAGGTACGCCCTCACCCAGTGGGCTACGGCGTAAAAGCGTACGGTGACTTCCCAGTCGGGCGGAAGGGAAGCCCTATTCAGCAGGTCCTCGTTGTGCTGGGCCTGCTCGCGGTGCTGGGCCACGTCGGGTTCGGGGGGTCTTTGACGCATTGACGCTAGCCGAAGTAGCCCGGCGGGACGAAGTAGAGAAAGAAGGGCACCCCCAGGCGGTCGCTGAGTTTCAGGACCTCCACGCCGATCTCTTCGGTGAGGTCCAAGTCCTCATAGACCTCCAGGGGGACTTCCATGTAGATGGCGTATTCCTCCCCCTCCACACTCTTGCGCACGCCCAGGATTTTGCCCTGGCCGCCAAGCCGCTCCTGGTTGAGGCGTTCGGCCAGCCTCACCCCTTCGTCCAGGGCGGCTTCGGGGCTCTTCGGCCAGGTGACCATGCTTGAAGGATACTGCACCCCTACCCTGCTTTTGGTGAGGGCAGTCATGTAAACGCGGGGTGACTTATAGAAAGTCTCCCCGGTGAAGGAACGGAGGGCTAGGGTCTCGCGGTGGATCCTGTGGATCTCAGCTTTCATCCTTCACCTCCCCTTCGGCAAAGCGCATGAGGGCTTCTGCCAGAAACCGGGCCTGCGTCTTGGTGAGGGCGAAGGAGCCCATACCTACCTCGGAGACCAGGCCGGTGGCGGTATCAGTGGGAATGCCGGAGAAGAAAGTGATGACGGCGATCTGATGCTCGTAGACGTTGATGGCCAGGCTGGTGACAAAGATGGG includes these proteins:
- a CDS encoding sugar-binding protein produces the protein MRSILVMVFVFFGGVSLAQELVVAQALPRPKGPWGMGIYPGLPTYSIHLTTLYPPKTARFSGTFQVTYDDQALYLVARLSQETPPKAERQANDPEWWQDDTLEVFLRPNPFDEDAPDLHLAVNPKGVRFERYTAPLFFEAQTGSFPGGWWAELRIPFGGVLPHPRLGEIWQLKVGRGNPEAREYTLWPLGGDFHSPGNYGYLAFVDAPKDPQVLVAQVQAQEALLPLIPSRLQGIRRWALYYGGDPGALARLQAYELVVLAREAPLGLVRGLRENGVRVVAYLPLGVLPRGEAESKGLREAVLGPNPYAPDTLLMDPSSSLWQAHVRAEAFRLLALGFEGFFLDGLDLADLHPEKVPELAALVRGLRESHPQALLLQHRGFRVLRRTARFLDAVVYSGLSLDAQGQIILNDPSPVWPFRRRGLPALSLDQAPNAEAANFAFRRALELGFLPYVALGKFTEVP
- a CDS encoding tyrosine-type recombinase/integrase, whose product is MKRKRGRGEGSIFQRKDGRWAGFVTLGYTPDGRQRKKWVYGRTRREVAEKLAKLLPKAGVGWVPDPHSLRLGDYLASWIEHRAATQDLRPTTIRNYHVYLTHVEPIAHLPLSRLSPLTFRSFFADLAGFSPSHRRHIYQFLRAALRDAVRADLLDQNPMDAVDPPRGGAVRPARAWKPEEVARFLEASKGHRLYPLFALMLATGLRPGEALALRWEDWEGDVLHVRHTLRRDGTLGPAKTPGSVAPIYLDPDTQALLAWWRERLEEEKASTPDWQDYGLMFPSQRGTPLEYNNFKRAFYALQEKAGVSRITPHGLRHTYTSLALRAGLPPKVVAARLRHADPTFTVKVYQQLMEEDHRAGALPLDTLLHLNSRNQRAPAGTNGNQKPRSRRKPRS